A single window of Caldimicrobium thiodismutans DNA harbors:
- a CDS encoding EscU/YscU/HrcU family type III secretion system export apparatus switch protein: protein MEDEKVAVALRYEPEEGSPEVIAKGKGYLAELILKIAKEKGIPIKEDSKLVKELYRLELNKPIPPELYQAVAVVLAWAFRLNERLRERVLKSLKGS, encoded by the coding sequence ATGGAAGATGAAAAGGTAGCAGTTGCCCTAAGATACGAACCTGAAGAGGGTAGCCCTGAGGTAATTGCCAAGGGAAAAGGCTACCTTGCAGAGCTCATTTTAAAGATTGCTAAGGAGAAAGGGATTCCCATAAAGGAGGACTCAAAACTTGTAAAGGAACTTTACAGGCTTGAGCTGAACAAACCCATTCCCCCTGAACTTTATCAAGCAGTAGCGGTGGTCTTAGCCTGGGCCTTTCGTCTCAACGAAAGACTAAGGGAGAGAGTCTTAAAATCTCTTAAAGGCAGTTAA
- the ispF gene encoding 2-C-methyl-D-erythritol 2,4-cyclodiphosphate synthase, with protein sequence MEVYIFLEVERESAKILNMEKRLSFALSFDIHPLVEGRRFILGGVEIPFALGLLGHSDGDVLLHALTDAILSAGGFPDIGSLFPDQDPQYKNKESSFFVEKALELIHEKGLRVYQADLTVILDKPKIAPYYGEIKQKIAQILRISEESISLKARTTEGLIFQSERPGVIALALVVLEKF encoded by the coding sequence ATGGAGGTATATATTTTTCTTGAAGTAGAAAGGGAAAGTGCTAAAATATTGAATATGGAAAAAAGGCTTTCCTTTGCCCTGAGTTTTGATATACACCCCTTGGTTGAGGGAAGAAGGTTTATTCTGGGAGGAGTGGAGATTCCCTTTGCCCTTGGTCTTCTTGGGCATTCAGATGGGGATGTTCTCTTACATGCCCTTACGGATGCTATACTTTCAGCAGGAGGCTTTCCGGACATAGGAAGCCTTTTTCCAGACCAGGACCCTCAATATAAAAATAAAGAAAGTTCTTTTTTTGTAGAAAAGGCCCTTGAGCTCATTCATGAAAAGGGTTTAAGGGTCTATCAGGCTGATTTGACTGTTATTTTGGATAAACCTAAGATAGCTCCCTATTACGGGGAGATAAAGCAAAAAATAGCTCAGATTTTGAGGATTTCAGAGGAATCTATCAGTCTTAAGGCTCGCACCACAGAAGGATTAATCTTTCAATCTGAGAGGCCTGGTGTGATAGCCTTGGCTCTGGTTGTTCTTGAAAAATTTTAA
- a CDS encoding FKBP-type peptidyl-prolyl cis-trans isomerase: protein MRKVQVGDVVSIHCVGRLGSGEVFEDTSQGDPFVFEVGSPEIIPGLSEAVLGMSEGEEREVVIPKEKAFGERDENLIRNIPREGLSLDVEPTPGLMLNLIVDTPQGEMTFPAMVIDVSPEEILLDLNPPLAGEDLYFHIKLVKILNESESNIIL, encoded by the coding sequence ATGCGTAAAGTGCAGGTTGGAGATGTAGTAAGCATTCATTGTGTGGGAAGGCTTGGTTCTGGTGAGGTCTTTGAAGATACCTCTCAGGGTGATCCCTTTGTTTTTGAGGTAGGATCTCCTGAGATTATTCCTGGACTTTCTGAGGCAGTGCTGGGAATGAGCGAGGGAGAAGAAAGAGAGGTTGTTATTCCAAAGGAAAAGGCCTTTGGTGAGAGAGATGAAAATCTCATTAGGAATATTCCAAGGGAGGGTCTAAGTCTTGATGTTGAGCCTACTCCGGGGTTAATGCTGAATCTTATTGTAGATACCCCTCAAGGGGAGATGACCTTTCCTGCCATGGTGATTGATGTAAGTCCAGAAGAAATCCTTCTGGATCTAAATCCTCCTCTGGCAGGAGAAGACCTCTATTTCCACATTAAACTCGTAAAGATTTTGAATGAGTCAGAATCAAACATAATCCTTTGA
- a CDS encoding homocysteine biosynthesis protein yields MAEDFKVKRSIEEINKRIEKGQVVVLTAEEFSVLVKEIGPVKAAKEVDVVTTGTFSPMCSSGAFINFGHSIPTIKAYRVWLNDVPAYAGLAAVDIYIGATETKEDDPLNKVFPGQFLYGGGHVIHDLVAGKKLLLRATAYGTHCYPRKSLEMEITIHDLVNAVLCNPRNSYQNYNVAINLSDKILYTYMGILRPNVGNANYATAGCLSPLFKDPYLKTIGIGTRIFLGGTKGYVVWAGTQHKMEVKRSPKGVPIQPAATLMVLGNLKEMKPEWLIGTSHLGYGCSLAVGLGIPIPILNEQVAEWAGLSDEDLLAQVVDYSQDYPNGIKRNYGIVSYAELKSGKINILGKEVSTVPITSFIKSKEVAEILKGWIQRGEMLLTEPVAPLQGAELFPMR; encoded by the coding sequence ATGGCTGAAGATTTCAAGGTGAAAAGAAGTATTGAAGAGATCAATAAAAGGATAGAAAAGGGGCAGGTTGTTGTTTTAACTGCTGAAGAGTTTTCAGTTCTTGTTAAAGAGATTGGCCCGGTTAAGGCAGCTAAGGAAGTGGATGTGGTGACTACAGGGACCTTTTCCCCGATGTGCTCATCCGGGGCCTTTATTAACTTTGGACATTCCATCCCCACCATTAAGGCCTATCGGGTCTGGTTAAACGATGTTCCAGCCTATGCTGGGCTTGCTGCAGTTGATATTTACATAGGGGCAACGGAAACCAAGGAAGATGACCCCTTAAATAAGGTCTTTCCCGGGCAATTCCTTTATGGAGGAGGCCATGTCATCCACGATCTTGTAGCTGGAAAAAAGCTTTTACTCAGGGCTACAGCCTATGGAACCCACTGCTACCCAAGGAAATCCTTAGAAATGGAGATTACTATTCATGATCTTGTCAATGCAGTCCTTTGTAATCCAAGGAACAGTTACCAGAATTACAATGTAGCCATCAACCTTTCGGATAAGATACTTTATACTTATATGGGAATTCTTCGTCCTAATGTAGGTAATGCCAATTATGCTACAGCTGGTTGTCTCTCACCTCTTTTTAAAGACCCCTATCTTAAGACTATTGGAATTGGAACGCGCATTTTTCTTGGTGGCACAAAGGGATATGTAGTCTGGGCAGGGACCCAGCACAAAATGGAGGTCAAGCGAAGTCCCAAAGGGGTTCCCATTCAACCAGCTGCAACCCTTATGGTCCTTGGCAATCTAAAGGAGATGAAACCTGAGTGGTTAATTGGCACAAGTCATTTAGGATATGGCTGTTCCTTAGCTGTGGGTTTAGGAATACCCATTCCTATTCTTAATGAACAGGTTGCCGAATGGGCTGGTCTCTCAGATGAAGACCTTCTCGCCCAGGTAGTTGACTACTCCCAGGACTATCCCAATGGTATAAAGCGCAATTATGGTATTGTTAGTTATGCAGAGCTTAAAAGTGGAAAAATTAATATTCTGGGCAAAGAGGTTTCTACAGTTCCTATAACAAGCTTTATCAAATCCAAGGAAGTCGCTGAAATCCTAAAGGGATGGATTCAAAGGGGCGAGATGCTTCTTACTGAACCAGTAGCACCTCTTCAGGGTGCAGAACTATTTCCCATGAGATAA
- a CDS encoding CBS domain-containing protein encodes MKVKNWMIRDVITISPEHTVEDALQLMKLHSIRHLPVTEKENLKGLVTESSLRPYLTPEKISLPLREVMIINPVVIDPETSIDEAARLIYKYKIGGLPVVSQGKLVGIITVTDILEAFIELMGILKASSRIDVVPLDDHLEDVLEEIKKRGGKIISIGMDVSLNGEKVYFIRLEQMPLESLASTLESKGHKVLAFIE; translated from the coding sequence ATGAAGGTTAAAAATTGGATGATTCGAGATGTGATAACCATCTCCCCGGAACACACAGTTGAAGATGCCCTTCAGTTAATGAAACTTCACTCAATCAGACATCTACCTGTTACAGAAAAAGAGAACCTTAAGGGCCTGGTAACGGAAAGTAGCCTTAGACCCTATCTGACTCCAGAAAAAATATCTCTTCCTCTCCGGGAGGTTATGATAATTAATCCTGTAGTTATTGACCCAGAGACCTCTATAGATGAAGCCGCTCGTCTTATTTATAAATATAAGATTGGTGGGCTGCCTGTTGTCTCTCAAGGAAAGCTTGTTGGGATAATTACAGTTACAGATATTTTAGAGGCCTTCATTGAACTTATGGGAATTCTCAAGGCCTCCTCAAGAATTGATGTCGTCCCCTTAGATGATCATTTAGAAGATGTCCTTGAAGAGATTAAAAAAAGAGGAGGAAAAATCATCTCTATCGGGATGGATGTTAGTCTTAATGGAGAGAAGGTTTATTTTATTCGCTTAGAACAGATGCCCCTTGAAAGTTTAGCCTCAACCCTGGAATCCAAGGGTCATAAAGTTTTGGCCTTTATTGAATAG
- a CDS encoding ribonuclease HepT family protein yields MRRTDKEYLLDILEACKRIKKYVSGLSYEDFFENIENVGSL; encoded by the coding sequence ATGCGTAGAACCGATAAAGAGTATCTGCTTGATATCCTTGAAGCGTGCAAACGAATAAAAAAGTATGTATCAGGTTTAAGTTATGAGGATTTTTTTGAGAATATTGAAAATGTAGGGAGCCTATAG